The following are encoded in a window of Solibacillus sp. FSL R7-0668 genomic DNA:
- a CDS encoding YggS family pyridoxal phosphate-dependent enzyme — MAKIENNLEVIQHHIEQAKQRANTQQQVNIIAVTKQVDVARTEEAIAAGILHLGENRPEGLENKLQAIDSKVSWHYIGSLQTRKVKQVIDRIDYLHSLDRLSLAQEIEKRATKTVKCFVQVNVSGEDSKHGLTNEQAVEFIKQLEQFSKIEVVGLMTMAPFTEDDTVIRNVFKQLKQLQQQVTELSIPNVPCTELSMGMSNDYEIAVEEGATFVRIGTALVG, encoded by the coding sequence GTGGCGAAAATCGAAAATAATTTAGAAGTTATTCAACATCATATAGAACAGGCGAAGCAACGTGCCAATACACAACAGCAAGTGAACATTATTGCAGTAACAAAACAAGTGGATGTCGCGCGTACAGAAGAAGCGATTGCTGCTGGGATACTTCATTTAGGAGAAAATCGTCCAGAAGGTCTCGAAAATAAATTACAAGCAATTGATTCAAAGGTTTCATGGCACTATATCGGTTCATTACAAACTAGAAAAGTGAAGCAAGTAATTGACCGAATTGATTACTTACATTCGTTAGATCGTTTAAGCCTGGCTCAAGAAATTGAAAAAAGAGCAACCAAAACAGTAAAATGCTTTGTACAAGTAAATGTTTCGGGTGAGGATTCAAAACACGGCTTAACGAACGAGCAAGCAGTAGAATTTATAAAACAATTAGAGCAATTTTCGAAAATTGAAGTAGTAGGTTTAATGACAATGGCTCCTTTTACTGAAGATGATACCGTGATTCGTAATGTGTTCAAACAATTAAAACAATTGCAACAACAAGTGACCGAGTTAAGCATTCCGAACGTACCTTGTACAGAGCTTTCGATGGGGATGTCCAATGACTATGAAATTGCCGTCGAGGAGGGCGCAACATTTGTCAGAATAGGAACGGCTCTTGTTGGCTAA
- a CDS encoding PRC-barrel domain-containing protein: MRFSSVQEKEIIDSVSGRFIGYIVDAEIDEARGEIVALIISAPKKFYHLFQGEETVKKIAFSHILTVGKDVILVKTQEE; encoded by the coding sequence ATGCGTTTTTCTTCTGTACAGGAAAAGGAGATTATTGATTCGGTTAGTGGGAGATTTATTGGGTATATTGTCGATGCAGAAATTGATGAGGCCCGTGGAGAAATCGTAGCATTAATTATTTCCGCTCCGAAAAAGTTTTACCACTTATTTCAAGGGGAAGAGACCGTTAAGAAGATTGCCTTTAGTCATATTCTCACAGTAGGGAAAGATGTAATATTGGTGAAAACACAGGAGGAATAG
- a CDS encoding cell division protein SepF yields MSIKNIFDKFFYLEDIEDDQAPAQAQAMPSKQAPKTTPQEAYYQEAVQKQQTQVIQNRMKKERKMPQQQRNDMIVQNNQQTSNNVVSLQAAASSKNSKLVLIEPRVYAEAQDIAEHLKQRRATVVNLQRIDRDQGKRIIDFLSGTVYALGGDIQRIGNDIFLCTPENVEVSGEISNLTFE; encoded by the coding sequence ATGAGCATCAAAAATATTTTTGATAAATTCTTTTATTTAGAAGACATCGAAGACGATCAAGCTCCGGCTCAAGCACAGGCAATGCCATCAAAGCAAGCACCAAAAACAACACCACAGGAAGCTTATTATCAAGAGGCCGTTCAAAAGCAACAAACCCAAGTTATTCAAAATCGCATGAAGAAGGAACGAAAAATGCCACAACAGCAACGCAATGACATGATTGTGCAGAACAATCAGCAAACGAGTAATAATGTTGTAAGCCTTCAAGCGGCAGCATCATCGAAAAATTCCAAGCTCGTATTAATCGAGCCGCGTGTATATGCAGAGGCACAGGACATTGCCGAGCATTTAAAGCAAAGACGTGCAACTGTTGTAAATTTACAGCGTATTGACCGTGATCAAGGGAAGCGAATTATCGACTTTTTGAGCGGAACAGTATACGCTTTAGGTGGAGATATTCAACGTATCGGGAATGACATTTTCTTATGCACACCAGAAAACGTAGAAGTATCAGGGGAAATCTCGAATTTAACATTCGAGTAA
- a CDS encoding YggT family protein — protein sequence MIIFGVIQTAFLVYRYMLIGYILMSWVPALQESAVGRFLEKVCEPYLGFFRKFIPPIGMIDISPIVGLFVLYFIERGVYNVLIFFL from the coding sequence ATGATCATTTTTGGAGTTATACAAACAGCATTTCTAGTATACCGATATATGCTGATTGGTTACATACTAATGTCTTGGGTGCCAGCACTGCAAGAATCAGCAGTTGGACGTTTCCTAGAAAAAGTATGTGAACCATATTTAGGCTTTTTCCGTAAGTTTATTCCACCAATTGGTATGATTGATATTTCACCAATCGTTGGTTTATTCGTACTCTATTTCATTGAGCGCGGTGTATACAACGTTCTAATCTTCTTCCTATAA
- the sigG gene encoding RNA polymerase sporulation sigma factor SigG yields MRTKVELCGVDTSTLPVLKPEEMKQLFIRLQQGEVYVRDELVYCNLRLVLSIVGRYAYRGEQADDLFQVGCIGLLKAIDNFDLKHNVRFSTYAVPMIMGEIRRHLRDHHALRVSRSLRDIAYKAMQAKERYIAEHLREPTIEQLAQEIEMKKEDVLFALDAIQDPMSLHEPIYSDGGDAIYMMDQIRDKVTEEQWVGTISLQESMKRLNSRQKMIIEKRFFFGETQTEIAQSLGISQAQISRLEKSAVELLQRDFR; encoded by the coding sequence ATGCGGACGAAAGTAGAACTATGTGGAGTAGATACTTCCACATTACCAGTATTAAAACCAGAGGAAATGAAACAATTATTTATTCGCTTACAACAAGGTGAGGTATATGTACGTGATGAGCTTGTCTATTGTAATTTACGACTTGTGCTTAGTATTGTAGGTCGTTATGCGTATCGTGGGGAACAGGCAGATGACTTGTTCCAAGTGGGCTGTATTGGCTTACTAAAGGCGATAGATAATTTTGATTTGAAGCATAATGTACGATTTTCCACATATGCCGTGCCGATGATTATGGGGGAAATCCGTCGTCATTTACGTGATCACCATGCGCTGCGTGTGTCGCGTTCACTACGAGACATTGCATATAAGGCAATGCAAGCAAAGGAACGCTATATTGCCGAGCATTTACGAGAGCCGACAATTGAGCAATTAGCACAGGAAATTGAAATGAAAAAAGAGGATGTACTGTTTGCGCTCGATGCCATCCAAGATCCGATGTCGTTGCATGAGCCGATTTATTCAGATGGTGGCGATGCAATCTATATGATGGATCAAATTAGAGATAAAGTAACGGAAGAGCAGTGGGTAGGGACGATTTCGCTACAAGAGAGTATGAAGCGCTTGAATAGTCGCCAAAAGATGATTATTGAAAAGCGATTCTTTTTCGGTGAAACACAAACTGAAATTGCTCAAAGCTTAGGGATCTCACAAGCACAAATTTCTAGATTGGAAAAAAGCGCGGTTGAATTATTACAGCGTGATTTCCGTTAG
- a CDS encoding sigma-E processing peptidase SpoIIGA: MYAEWILIFNFLVNVALLKFIEAMTSSTIPVWRLVVSAFSSALIAFVFYGHILSIFLCFLVLIGIAYSFRFTAFLLYGRWLVVATLLVGGLLTALQPLLSSDAFFVYILLSVGIVCSSLLAFKLGWMKKLQQIVQLRFITPCTIQFLQEQWELVAYIDTGNECVEPISRAPVHFIAFDAVQTSMTPALKKGLLEWDEARPYELSMFDSQLQKYIRMVAISTVQKKTTFVPAFRITLTIHEHTYTNHYVVFTKSATKFPQSAHLIAHVSVLTNS, encoded by the coding sequence ATGTATGCAGAGTGGATACTGATATTTAATTTTCTTGTCAATGTGGCACTTTTAAAATTCATAGAAGCAATGACTTCTTCAACGATTCCCGTATGGAGACTAGTAGTAAGTGCATTTAGTAGTGCGCTCATTGCATTCGTATTTTATGGTCATATACTTAGCATCTTTTTGTGCTTTCTTGTGCTTATTGGGATTGCGTATTCTTTTCGCTTCACCGCATTTTTACTGTATGGTCGCTGGCTTGTTGTGGCAACGCTATTAGTAGGTGGTTTATTGACAGCGCTACAACCGTTATTAAGTTCAGATGCATTTTTTGTATATATTTTGCTGAGTGTTGGCATAGTATGTAGTAGTTTACTAGCATTTAAACTTGGTTGGATGAAAAAGCTACAACAAATTGTGCAGTTGCGGTTTATTACACCTTGTACGATACAGTTTCTTCAGGAGCAATGGGAGCTTGTTGCCTATATCGATACAGGGAACGAATGCGTAGAACCAATTAGCCGAGCACCCGTTCATTTTATCGCATTTGATGCTGTACAAACATCCATGACTCCAGCATTAAAAAAGGGTCTGCTTGAGTGGGACGAAGCACGACCGTATGAGCTGTCTATGTTTGATTCACAGCTTCAAAAATACATTCGAATGGTGGCCATTTCAACTGTACAAAAAAAGACGACATTTGTTCCAGCCTTTCGCATCACACTTACAATTCACGAACACACTTATACGAATCATTATGTTGTTTTTACAAAAAGTGCGACAAAGTTTCCACAAAGTGCACATTTAATTGCACATGTTTCTGTTCTAACCAATTCATAA
- the sigE gene encoding RNA polymerase sporulation sigma factor SigE, whose translation MLQKLKSWIVKLFSHFTKKGTYYIGGHDSLPIPLTREEEVVVVEAFMNGDLHARDMLIERNLRLVVYIARRFDNTTTPIEDLISIGSIGLIKAIETFNLDKNIKLATYASRCIENEILMHLRKTSRMKGEVSFDEPLNADADGNELLLSDILGTEEHIITMDVERKIERQHMFMAINQLTPREKYIMECRFGLNGKEEMTQKEVADHLGISQSYISRLEKKIILDLREYLNEPIA comes from the coding sequence TTGTTACAAAAACTAAAATCATGGATTGTTAAACTATTCAGCCATTTTACGAAAAAAGGGACATACTATATAGGAGGACATGATTCATTGCCAATTCCATTAACACGAGAAGAAGAAGTTGTTGTCGTAGAAGCTTTTATGAATGGGGACTTACACGCGCGAGATATGCTGATCGAACGTAATTTACGTTTAGTTGTTTATATTGCTAGACGCTTTGATAATACGACGACGCCAATCGAGGATTTAATCAGTATTGGTTCAATCGGGCTTATTAAAGCAATTGAAACTTTTAATTTAGACAAAAATATTAAATTGGCGACTTACGCATCACGTTGCATTGAAAATGAAATTTTAATGCATTTACGCAAGACAAGCCGCATGAAGGGTGAAGTGTCTTTTGACGAACCACTCAATGCTGATGCAGATGGCAATGAATTATTACTGTCCGATATTTTAGGGACAGAAGAGCATATTATTACGATGGATGTTGAACGAAAAATTGAGCGTCAGCATATGTTTATGGCAATCAACCAATTAACACCACGTGAAAAGTATATTATGGAATGTCGATTTGGTTTAAATGGTAAAGAAGAAATGACACAAAAGGAAGTGGCAGATCACTTAGGCATTTCTCAGTCCTATATTTCACGTTTAGAAAAGAAGATTATTTTAGATTTGCGTGAATATTTAAATGAACCGATTGCGTAA
- a CDS encoding YlmH family RNA-binding protein, with protein sequence MEHLIQHFRKDEQPFIEQVVGWQREVEDRYAPKLTDFLDPRQRFIVESIIGQNDDLRIFTAGVFEEAERMRMLIAPSYFEPTVDDFQIGIYTINYPAKFVQLRHPDVLGALLSIGLDRSKFGDIRLAESSVQFALASEIADYVRANLSGIGKVKVHVEPINETDPLIQNEEQWVESSYTASSMRLDVVLATVANISRQKSQSLINAGKVKVNWTVREAVAYELQEGDIVSARGFGRLKVIMTEGRTKKDKIRLQIGRLEQKA encoded by the coding sequence ATGGAGCATTTAATACAGCATTTTCGTAAAGATGAGCAGCCCTTTATCGAACAAGTTGTCGGCTGGCAACGTGAGGTAGAGGATCGTTATGCCCCAAAGCTAACGGATTTTTTAGACCCAAGACAGCGTTTCATTGTTGAATCAATCATTGGTCAAAATGACGACCTTCGTATATTTACAGCGGGTGTTTTTGAAGAAGCTGAGCGCATGCGTATGCTTATTGCCCCTTCTTATTTTGAGCCGACAGTAGATGATTTTCAAATAGGCATCTATACCATTAACTATCCGGCAAAATTTGTACAATTACGCCATCCAGATGTGCTCGGTGCCCTATTGTCCATTGGATTAGACCGTAGCAAATTCGGGGATATTCGCCTCGCAGAAAGTAGCGTGCAATTTGCATTAGCTTCTGAAATTGCCGACTATGTGCGTGCCAATCTTTCGGGTATTGGCAAGGTGAAAGTGCATGTTGAACCAATCAATGAAACAGACCCACTTATACAAAATGAAGAACAATGGGTTGAAAGCTCTTACACGGCGTCATCTATGCGCTTAGATGTTGTATTAGCAACTGTTGCCAATATATCACGTCAAAAATCACAAAGCTTGATCAATGCAGGAAAAGTTAAAGTGAATTGGACTGTCCGTGAAGCTGTCGCATATGAGCTGCAAGAGGGTGATATTGTTTCGGCAAGAGGATTTGGCCGTTTGAAGGTCATTATGACAGAAGGCCGAACAAAAA